The following coding sequences lie in one Vibrio casei genomic window:
- the cas6f gene encoding type I-F CRISPR-associated endoribonuclease Cas6/Csy4, producing MSGRYFFVVKFLPDYADTSLLCGRCISIMHGFINKNPTGKNAVGVSFPFWTEESLGNAIAFVAEDKELLIGLSFQPYFSLMKEEGLFELSAVLPVTDDAKEVRFIRNQAIGKSFLGSKRRRMKRAQDRAEKLGNIQPNKVNEDRVFDNFHRIPLSSQSTNQDIMLHVQKEECVDIRLNHFNSYGLATNQAWKGTVPDLKNTMF from the coding sequence ATGTCTGGCCGATATTTTTTTGTGGTTAAATTTCTTCCTGATTATGCTGATACCAGTTTGCTATGTGGTCGGTGTATCTCAATCATGCATGGTTTTATCAATAAAAATCCAACGGGAAAGAATGCGGTTGGGGTGAGTTTTCCATTCTGGACAGAAGAATCATTGGGTAATGCAATTGCCTTTGTTGCCGAAGATAAAGAGTTGTTGATTGGATTGTCGTTTCAGCCTTATTTTTCACTTATGAAGGAAGAGGGGTTATTTGAACTTTCAGCTGTATTACCTGTAACTGATGATGCTAAAGAGGTCAGGTTTATACGTAATCAAGCTATTGGTAAAAGCTTCCTAGGTTCAAAAAGGCGGCGAATGAAACGCGCACAAGATAGGGCTGAAAAGCTCGGAAACATTCAGCCGAATAAAGTTAATGAAGACCGTGTTTTTGATAACTTTCATCGTATACCACTTTCTAGTCAGTCTACCAATCAAGACATCATGCTTCATGTTCAAAAGGAAGAATGTGTGGATATTAGGCTAAACCACTTTAATTCATACGGACTAGCAACGAATCAAGCATGGAAAGGAACAGTGCCTGATCTGAAAAATACCATGTTTTAA